In Nocardioides sp. InS609-2, a single genomic region encodes these proteins:
- a CDS encoding thymidine kinase, translated as MAELTFWTGTMDAGKSTLALQTNHNHAARGRVGRIFTSHDRAGEAHISSRLGLTHDALEVMPEFDFWRYTVDTLTQGGRVDYFICDEAQFYTPRQIEALAKIVDELQIDVFCFGILTDFRTQLFPGSARLVELADRTEVLQVEALCWCGKRATHNARTEDGVMVTEGEVIVVGDVEDREADGQPAEVAYEVLCRQHHRRGLTAARAQAVSLAPEPLPFG; from the coding sequence GTGGCGGAACTGACGTTTTGGACGGGCACGATGGACGCTGGAAAGTCCACCCTCGCGTTGCAGACCAACCACAACCACGCCGCCCGTGGCCGCGTCGGTCGGATCTTCACCTCGCACGACCGCGCGGGCGAGGCGCACATCTCCTCGCGATTGGGCCTGACCCATGACGCGCTTGAAGTCATGCCCGAGTTCGACTTCTGGCGGTACACAGTGGACACGCTGACGCAGGGCGGTCGGGTGGACTACTTCATCTGCGACGAGGCGCAGTTCTACACGCCGAGGCAGATCGAGGCGCTAGCGAAGATCGTGGACGAGTTGCAGATCGACGTGTTCTGCTTCGGCATCCTGACCGACTTCAGGACGCAGTTGTTCCCCGGCTCGGCGCGCCTGGTCGAGTTGGCCGACAGGACCGAGGTCTTGCAGGTCGAGGCCCTGTGCTGGTGCGGGAAGCGCGCGACCCACAACGCTCGGACCGAGGACGGCGTGATGGTCACCGAGGGCGAAGTGATCGTCGTTGGAGACGTAGAAGACCGGGAGGCGGACGGGCAGCCTGCTGAGGTGGCGTACGAGGTGCTGTGCCGTCAGCACCACCGCCGGGGACTCACTGCCGCACGGGCACAGGCTGTGTCGCTTGCGCCGGAGCCGCTCCCGTTCGGGTAA
- a CDS encoding nucleotide pyrophosphatase/phosphodiesterase family protein, with product MTAFVEPAYGERSLGDVVPAIAAALGHPLGEQPSRLTLPDASSYVLFLVDGLGAELLKRYAYMAPFLSELLEDQTPGTAGVPSTTATSLTSLGTGLAPGTHGLVGFTSRIPGTDRLLNALSWAKDVDPVAWQPHPTAFSRLVAGGVTTTVVNKRDFRASGLTVAAHRGADYVGADRVGERIAAVLEASSTSPSLTYVYDGDLDWTGHRFGVASTPWLQQLSMVDAEAEQMREALPAHTRLLVVADHGMVDSPQESRVDVDERRELRDGVWLLGGEARFRHLYCDRGAVDDVLATWREVLGDRADVLTREEAVRRGWFGAASPAVLPRIGDVLVACRGDAAVVSTVDFAYENTLVGLHGSLTPAEMLIPILVS from the coding sequence ATGACCGCTTTCGTCGAGCCGGCCTATGGCGAGCGCTCGCTCGGCGACGTGGTCCCGGCCATTGCGGCCGCGCTCGGACACCCGCTCGGCGAGCAGCCCTCGCGGCTGACGCTGCCCGACGCGTCGTCGTACGTGCTGTTCCTCGTCGACGGGCTCGGGGCGGAGCTGTTGAAGCGCTACGCCTACATGGCGCCGTTCCTGTCCGAGCTGCTGGAGGACCAGACGCCGGGCACGGCGGGCGTGCCGTCGACCACCGCGACCAGCCTGACCTCGCTGGGCACCGGGCTCGCGCCGGGCACGCACGGGCTGGTCGGATTCACCTCGCGAATCCCGGGCACCGACCGGCTGCTCAACGCGCTCTCCTGGGCCAAGGACGTCGATCCGGTCGCGTGGCAGCCGCACCCCACGGCGTTCTCCCGGCTGGTCGCCGGCGGCGTGACCACCACGGTGGTCAACAAGCGTGACTTCCGGGCCAGCGGGCTCACCGTTGCCGCGCATCGCGGCGCCGACTACGTCGGTGCCGACCGCGTCGGCGAACGCATCGCAGCGGTGCTCGAGGCCTCGTCGACGAGCCCGTCGCTGACCTATGTCTACGACGGCGACCTCGACTGGACCGGCCACCGCTTCGGCGTCGCCTCCACGCCGTGGCTGCAGCAGTTGTCCATGGTCGACGCCGAGGCCGAGCAGATGCGCGAAGCGCTGCCGGCGCACACCCGGCTGCTCGTCGTGGCCGACCACGGCATGGTCGACAGCCCGCAGGAGTCGCGCGTCGACGTCGACGAGCGGCGCGAGCTCCGCGACGGGGTCTGGCTGCTGGGTGGCGAGGCGCGCTTCCGCCACCTCTACTGCGACCGCGGTGCCGTCGACGACGTCCTGGCCACCTGGCGCGAGGTGCTGGGCGACCGGGCCGACGTACTCACCCGTGAGGAAGCAGTACGCCGCGGCTGGTTCGGCGCCGCGAGCCCCGCCGTACTCCCGAGGATCGGTGACGTGCTGGTCGCCTGCCGTGGCGATGCCGCCGTCGTGTCGACCGTCGACTTCGCCTACGAGAACACGCTGGTCGGGCTGCACGGCTCGCTCACGCCGGCCGAGATGCTGATCCCGATCCTGGTCAGCTGA
- a CDS encoding LppX_LprAFG lipoprotein, whose translation MRHPLRRSLAALIAVLVALLMVSCGGDDKKAAAADTTPEEILGAARSTLDETSGVRLSLTTDNLPEGITGITSAVGTATRAPAFAGAIKVVLSGTEFEVPVIAVDGKVYAQIPLTPGYSDVDPSEYGAPDPAALITPDRGFSSLLPVTTDVKKGESVRGGDNNSEILTTYTGTIPGAAMKKVIPSSSGGSFDASYLISDDGELREAELTGVFYPDSDEMTYTVTFDDYGTEKAITAP comes from the coding sequence ATGAGGCATCCCCTGCGCCGTTCCCTCGCCGCCCTGATCGCGGTCCTGGTGGCCCTGCTCATGGTGTCGTGCGGCGGCGATGACAAGAAGGCCGCCGCCGCCGACACGACGCCCGAGGAGATCCTCGGGGCCGCCAGGAGCACCCTCGACGAGACCTCCGGTGTGCGACTGAGCCTCACCACCGACAACCTGCCCGAAGGCATCACCGGCATCACCAGCGCGGTCGGCACCGCGACCAGGGCGCCGGCGTTCGCCGGCGCCATCAAGGTGGTGCTGTCGGGCACGGAGTTCGAGGTGCCGGTCATCGCCGTCGACGGCAAGGTCTACGCCCAGATCCCGCTCACGCCCGGCTACTCCGACGTCGATCCTTCCGAGTACGGCGCCCCCGACCCGGCCGCGCTGATCACGCCCGACCGCGGCTTCTCCTCCCTGCTGCCGGTCACGACCGACGTCAAGAAGGGTGAGAGCGTCCGCGGCGGCGACAACAACAGCGAGATCCTCACCACCTACACCGGCACCATCCCCGGTGCCGCCATGAAGAAGGTCATCCCGAGTTCCTCGGGCGGTTCCTTCGACGCCTCCTACCTCATCTCCGACGACGGCGAGCTCCGCGAGGCCGAGCTGACCGGCGTCTTCTACCCCGACTCCGACGAGATGACCTACACCGTCACCTTCGACGACTACGGCACCGAGAAGGCGATCACCGCGCCGTGA
- a CDS encoding thymidine kinase, producing MDSGKSTLALQTNHNHAARGRVGRIFTTHDRAGEALVSSRLGLTHEALEVEPEFNFWTYVVTTLTQGGRIDYLICDEAQFYSVDQIDQLAKVVDELQIDVFAFGILTDFRTQLFPGSGRLIELADRMNVLQVEALCWCGKRATHNARTENGVMVVEGEVIVVGDVDKADEPPADVAYEVLCRQHHRRRLTAARAKADSLAPEPLPFG from the coding sequence ATGGACTCCGGCAAGTCGACCCTCGCCCTGCAGACGAACCACAACCACGCCGCCCGCGGCCGGGTGGGCCGCATCTTCACCACCCACGACCGGGCCGGCGAGGCGCTGGTCTCCAGCCGGCTGGGGCTGACGCACGAGGCGCTGGAGGTCGAGCCCGAGTTCAACTTCTGGACGTACGTCGTCACGACGCTCACCCAGGGCGGCCGGATCGACTACCTGATCTGCGACGAGGCCCAGTTCTACTCCGTCGACCAGATCGACCAGCTCGCCAAGGTCGTCGACGAGCTGCAGATCGACGTGTTCGCGTTCGGCATCCTCACCGACTTCCGCACCCAGCTCTTCCCGGGCTCCGGGCGGCTGATCGAGCTGGCCGACCGGATGAACGTGCTCCAGGTCGAGGCGCTGTGCTGGTGCGGCAAGCGGGCCACCCACAACGCCCGCACCGAGAACGGCGTGATGGTGGTCGAGGGCGAGGTGATCGTGGTCGGCGACGTCGACAAGGCCGACGAGCCCCCGGCCGACGTGGCCTACGAGGTGCTCTGCCGCCAGCACCACCGCCGCCGGCTGACCGCGGCGCGCGCGAAGGCCGACAGCCTGGCGCCCGAGCCGCTGCCGTTCGGGTAG
- a CDS encoding DNA topoisomerase IV subunit A, which yields MARRTTKQPLPDDFEEHILDIDVGDEMRASFLEYAYSVIYSRALPDARDGLKPVQRRILYTMNDMGLRPDRGHVKSARVVGEVMGRLHPHGDGAIYDALVRMAQPWSMRLPMIDGHGNFGAPDDVPAAMRYTECRMAPAAVAMTAGIDEDTVDFKPNYDSRETEPSVLPAAIPKLVVNGTTGIAVGMATNMAPHNLVEVVQALRHLITHPKAGIDDLMRFIPGPDLPTGGKIVGLEGIRDAYESGRGSFRMRATARIETIGRRKAIVVTELPYGVGPERIKARVKDLVQAKKIQGIADLKELTDRHHGLRLVIEVKNGFVPEALLEQLYRHTPMEESFGINAVALVDGQPRTLGLKEMLEVFLGHRFEVVRRRTVFRRGKAADRLHLVAGLLIAILDIDEVIAVIRTSDNSAGAKERLISVFELTEIQAEHILDMALRRLTKFSKIELDKQREELEREIELLDAILADDALLRKVVSDELAEIAKTFGTPRRTVLLASAGTTVTAATSTALEVADDPCFAFLSSSGLMARSSTAQAPGEGGGRANHDVIVSAVRTSARGEIGVITSRGRVLKLGVLDMPELPASANDPNLQGGLPLTEVLSLDVGERALALTALPTDGPGLALGTRDGIVKRVNPEVLAKDDWDLIGLKDDDEVVGAVELVTGNESLCFITSDAQLLHFGADGVRPQGRTGGGIAGVRLTTGERVAWFGAIDPTHSVVVTSPGSSTALPGTEPGAVKVAPFSEYPPKGRATGGVRCHRFLKGEDTLVFAWAGAEPARAAASSGAPIELPEATGRRDGSGTPASQPIAACAGPVATQVGVTDSVEGSAS from the coding sequence ATGGCACGTCGTACGACCAAACAGCCCCTGCCCGACGACTTCGAGGAGCACATCCTCGACATCGACGTCGGCGACGAGATGCGCGCGTCCTTCCTCGAGTACGCCTACTCCGTCATCTACTCCCGGGCCCTGCCCGATGCGCGCGACGGGCTCAAGCCGGTGCAGCGACGCATCCTCTACACGATGAACGACATGGGCCTGCGGCCCGACCGCGGGCACGTCAAGAGCGCCCGCGTCGTCGGTGAGGTCATGGGCCGGCTGCACCCGCACGGCGACGGCGCGATCTACGACGCCCTGGTCCGGATGGCGCAGCCCTGGTCGATGCGGTTGCCGATGATCGACGGGCACGGCAACTTCGGCGCCCCCGACGACGTACCCGCCGCCATGCGATACACCGAGTGCCGGATGGCTCCCGCGGCCGTCGCGATGACCGCGGGCATCGACGAGGACACCGTCGACTTCAAGCCCAACTACGACAGCCGCGAGACGGAGCCGTCGGTGCTCCCGGCGGCGATCCCCAAACTAGTCGTCAACGGCACGACCGGCATCGCGGTCGGCATGGCCACCAACATGGCGCCGCACAACCTGGTCGAGGTCGTGCAGGCACTGCGCCACCTGATCACGCACCCCAAGGCCGGCATCGACGACCTGATGCGGTTCATCCCCGGTCCCGACCTGCCCACCGGCGGCAAGATCGTCGGCCTCGAGGGCATCCGCGACGCCTATGAGTCGGGCCGCGGGTCGTTCCGCATGCGGGCCACGGCGCGCATCGAGACGATCGGCCGCCGCAAGGCGATCGTCGTCACCGAGCTGCCGTACGGCGTCGGGCCCGAACGCATCAAGGCCCGCGTCAAGGACCTCGTGCAGGCCAAGAAGATCCAGGGCATCGCCGACCTCAAGGAGCTCACCGACCGTCACCACGGCCTCCGGCTCGTGATCGAGGTCAAGAACGGCTTCGTGCCCGAGGCACTCCTCGAGCAGCTGTACCGGCACACGCCGATGGAGGAGTCGTTCGGCATCAACGCGGTTGCCCTCGTCGACGGCCAGCCCCGCACCCTCGGCCTCAAGGAGATGCTCGAGGTCTTCTTGGGGCACCGTTTCGAGGTCGTACGACGCCGCACGGTGTTCCGCCGTGGCAAGGCCGCCGACCGGCTCCACCTCGTGGCTGGTCTGCTCATCGCGATCCTCGACATCGACGAGGTCATCGCGGTGATCCGCACCAGCGACAACTCCGCTGGCGCGAAGGAGCGGCTCATCTCGGTCTTCGAGCTCACCGAGATCCAGGCCGAGCACATCCTCGACATGGCGCTGCGCCGACTGACGAAATTCTCCAAGATCGAGCTCGACAAGCAGCGGGAGGAGCTCGAGCGCGAGATCGAGCTGCTCGACGCGATCCTCGCCGACGACGCGCTGCTCCGGAAGGTGGTGTCCGACGAGCTGGCCGAGATCGCCAAGACGTTCGGCACCCCGCGCCGTACCGTCCTGCTCGCGTCGGCCGGCACCACCGTCACCGCCGCGACGTCCACCGCGCTCGAGGTCGCCGATGACCCGTGCTTCGCGTTCCTGTCGTCCAGCGGCCTGATGGCCCGGTCGTCGACGGCACAGGCACCAGGCGAAGGCGGCGGCCGGGCCAACCACGACGTGATCGTGTCGGCGGTGCGCACCTCCGCGCGGGGAGAGATCGGCGTGATCACCTCCCGCGGGCGGGTGCTCAAACTGGGGGTGCTCGACATGCCCGAGCTGCCCGCGTCGGCCAACGACCCCAACCTGCAGGGCGGGCTGCCGCTCACCGAGGTGCTCTCGCTCGACGTCGGCGAGCGTGCCCTGGCGCTGACCGCGCTGCCGACCGACGGCCCCGGCCTCGCGCTCGGCACCCGCGACGGCATCGTCAAGCGGGTCAACCCCGAGGTCCTCGCCAAGGACGACTGGGACCTCATCGGCCTCAAGGACGACGACGAGGTCGTCGGCGCGGTCGAGCTGGTCACCGGCAACGAGAGCCTGTGCTTCATCACGAGCGATGCCCAGCTGCTCCACTTCGGCGCCGACGGAGTGCGTCCGCAGGGTCGCACGGGCGGCGGCATCGCCGGCGTCCGGCTGACCACGGGCGAGCGGGTCGCCTGGTTCGGCGCGATCGACCCGACGCACTCGGTCGTCGTCACCTCCCCCGGCTCCTCCACCGCGCTCCCGGGCACCGAGCCGGGTGCGGTCAAGGTGGCGCCCTTCAGCGAGTACCCGCCCAAGGGTCGCGCCACCGGCGGCGTGCGCTGCCACCGCTTCCTCAAGGGCGAGGACACCCTTGTGTTCGCCTGGGCTGGCGCCGAGCCGGCCCGCGCCGCTGCCTCCAGCGGTGCCCCGATCGAGCTGCCCGAGGCGACCGGCCGACGCGACGGATCCGGCACCCCCGCATCCCAGCCGATCGCCGCCTGCGCCGGGCCGGTCGCAACGCAGGTCGGGGTCACCGACAGTGTGGAAGGCTCTGCGTCATGA
- a CDS encoding bifunctional GNAT family N-acetyltransferase/acetate--CoA ligase family protein, protein MPAQTTAPRHWEADVLLRDGRVAHIRPIKPDDAELLVEFYSRVSAESKYYRFFSPMPELSAKDIARFTQVDYTDRVAFILTVGGKMIAVGRYDVVEPGQAEVAFLVEDQHQGRGIGQLLLEHLAQAGRERGVERFVADILPDNHAMIRTFRDAGYKIASEYDDGVMALVFDIDPTDTAIGVMEQREHRAESASIEKFFNPKSIAVIGASRRQDTIGRALVRNLVMGDFTGRVYAVHPSADAVSGLPTYPTVSEIPGDVDVAIVAVPAEAVHDVVLDCAAKGVHGLVVISSGFAETGEEGRIRQRRLVGLSRSYGLRLIGPNALGVINTDPDVSLNASLSSLMPPRGRAGFFCQSGALGSAILEKVNNRGLGLSTFVSAGNRADVSGNDLLQYWEKDDSTEVVLLYLESIGNPRKFSRIARRVSRRKPVIAVRSGRNSQGVPMGHAVRKIAAPQQAVDAMFKQAGVIQVDTLDEMFDVAQLLAHQPLPRGRRVAVVGNSDALGLLATDAAAAVGLVVNKQVPLGADANAEDFEDALDAAIDDPEVDAVVAIYIPPLNVSGEDVANVLAAVGEQSDKPLVSTFLGAEGVPELLRVPDVAGMTAGRGSVPSYPAVEAAVRALAHVVTYALWSRTPDTQAADAALVDRIGAKRQVNELLMHHREGHDLTHDEAQALLGAYDVDLWETILVSTLEEAQAAARKLGYDVVLKATADHLRHRPDLAHVWRNIDDAAEMADAWATLNEVITEPERAGFVVQRNAPPGVPVGLASMEDPLFGPVISFGIGGPLTELLGDRAFRIPPLAEHDAQDMVREIKASPLLFGYRGSEIVDVGEIERIVRRVAQLQHDLPQIRALDLPLILAGAGGATVLGANIRIEPVLDPRSDWFVRRLSTMPGDTLPD, encoded by the coding sequence GTGCCCGCCCAGACCACCGCCCCCCGCCACTGGGAGGCCGATGTGCTGCTGCGCGACGGCCGCGTCGCCCACATCCGGCCGATCAAGCCCGACGACGCGGAGCTGTTGGTCGAGTTCTACTCGCGGGTGTCGGCGGAGTCGAAGTACTACCGCTTCTTCTCTCCCATGCCCGAGCTGTCCGCCAAGGACATCGCGCGGTTCACGCAGGTCGACTACACCGACCGGGTGGCGTTCATCCTGACCGTCGGCGGCAAGATGATCGCGGTCGGCCGCTACGACGTCGTCGAGCCGGGGCAGGCGGAGGTGGCGTTCCTCGTCGAGGACCAGCACCAGGGCCGCGGCATCGGCCAGCTGCTGCTCGAGCACCTCGCCCAGGCGGGCCGCGAGCGCGGCGTCGAGCGGTTCGTGGCCGACATCCTCCCCGACAACCACGCGATGATCCGGACCTTCCGCGACGCCGGCTACAAGATCGCCAGCGAGTACGACGACGGCGTGATGGCGCTGGTCTTCGACATCGACCCCACCGACACGGCCATCGGCGTCATGGAGCAGCGGGAGCACCGCGCCGAGTCGGCGTCGATCGAGAAGTTCTTCAACCCCAAGTCGATCGCCGTCATCGGCGCCAGCCGCCGGCAGGACACCATCGGCCGGGCGCTGGTGCGCAACCTGGTGATGGGCGACTTCACCGGACGCGTGTACGCCGTGCACCCGAGCGCCGACGCCGTGTCCGGCCTGCCGACGTACCCCACGGTCTCGGAGATCCCCGGCGACGTCGACGTGGCGATCGTGGCGGTGCCCGCCGAAGCCGTGCACGACGTGGTGCTGGACTGTGCGGCAAAGGGCGTCCACGGCCTGGTCGTGATCTCGTCGGGCTTTGCCGAGACCGGCGAGGAGGGCCGCATCCGGCAGCGCCGGCTGGTCGGCCTCTCACGCTCCTACGGCCTGCGGCTGATCGGCCCCAACGCCCTCGGCGTCATCAACACCGACCCCGACGTGTCACTCAACGCGTCGCTGTCGTCGCTGATGCCGCCTCGTGGTCGGGCGGGATTCTTCTGCCAGTCCGGTGCCCTCGGCTCCGCGATCCTCGAGAAGGTCAACAACCGTGGCCTCGGCCTCTCGACGTTCGTGAGCGCCGGCAACCGCGCTGACGTGTCGGGCAACGACCTCCTGCAGTACTGGGAGAAGGACGACTCCACCGAGGTCGTGCTGCTCTACCTGGAGTCGATCGGCAACCCCCGCAAGTTCTCCCGCATCGCCCGCCGGGTCTCGCGCCGCAAGCCGGTGATCGCGGTCCGGTCGGGCCGCAACAGCCAAGGCGTCCCGATGGGCCACGCCGTCCGCAAGATCGCAGCACCGCAGCAGGCCGTCGACGCGATGTTCAAGCAGGCCGGCGTGATCCAGGTCGACACGCTCGACGAGATGTTCGACGTCGCGCAGCTGCTCGCCCACCAGCCGCTTCCGCGCGGCCGTCGGGTCGCGGTCGTCGGCAACTCCGACGCCCTCGGCCTCCTCGCGACCGATGCGGCAGCTGCGGTCGGGCTGGTCGTCAACAAGCAGGTCCCGCTCGGCGCCGACGCCAACGCCGAGGACTTCGAGGACGCCCTCGACGCGGCCATCGACGACCCCGAGGTCGACGCGGTCGTCGCGATCTACATCCCGCCGCTCAATGTCTCCGGCGAGGACGTCGCCAACGTGCTCGCCGCCGTCGGCGAGCAGTCCGACAAGCCGCTCGTCTCGACGTTCCTGGGCGCCGAGGGCGTGCCCGAGCTGTTGCGCGTGCCCGACGTCGCAGGCATGACCGCCGGCCGCGGCTCCGTGCCGTCGTACCCAGCCGTCGAGGCGGCCGTGCGGGCACTGGCGCACGTCGTCACGTACGCCCTGTGGTCGCGCACGCCCGACACCCAGGCGGCCGACGCGGCGCTGGTCGACCGGATCGGCGCGAAGCGGCAAGTCAACGAGCTGCTCATGCACCACCGGGAGGGGCACGACCTCACCCACGACGAGGCACAGGCGCTGCTCGGTGCCTACGACGTCGACCTCTGGGAGACCATCCTGGTCTCGACGCTCGAAGAGGCACAGGCAGCGGCCAGGAAGCTCGGCTACGACGTCGTGCTCAAGGCCACCGCCGACCACCTCCGGCACCGGCCCGACCTGGCCCACGTGTGGCGCAACATCGACGACGCCGCCGAGATGGCCGACGCCTGGGCCACCCTCAACGAGGTCATCACCGAGCCCGAGAGGGCCGGCTTCGTCGTGCAGCGCAACGCTCCTCCCGGCGTGCCCGTGGGCCTCGCCAGCATGGAGGACCCGCTCTTCGGCCCGGTCATCTCGTTCGGCATCGGCGGCCCGCTCACCGAGCTGCTGGGGGACCGGGCGTTCCGGATCCCGCCTCTGGCCGAGCACGACGCCCAGGACATGGTGCGCGAGATCAAGGCGTCGCCGCTGCTCTTCGGCTACCGCGGCAGTGAGATCGTCGACGTCGGCGAGATCGAGCGCATCGTCCGCCGGGTCGCGCAGCTGCAGCACGACCTGCCCCAGATCCGCGCCCTCGACCTGCCGCTGATCCTGGCCGGGGCCGGCGGCGCAACGGTGCTTGGCGCGAACATCCGCATCGAGCCGGTACTCGACCCGCGGTCCGACTGGTTCGTACGACGGCTGAGCACGATGCCGGGCGACACACTGCCCGACTAG
- a CDS encoding sulfotransferase family 2 domain-containing protein, giving the protein MLVSDAHRFLFVHVQKTGGVTIDGLLRPQLADARSVDGLTRHARLDQILSAEPDLGDYSIAGIVRNPWARLLSWWSMVERFRELAEQGAPKAQGFLSGKGFLAVVAREYADFEAFVLRGTLERPRLRTPQLAYLSTPTRRADFIGRQETFDADVATLVARLGLPPVAQVPRDNASAPRDHRDAFTPKMRDRVAEVFADDIEAFGYTF; this is encoded by the coding sequence GTGCTGGTCTCCGACGCTCACCGTTTCCTCTTCGTGCACGTTCAGAAGACCGGCGGGGTCACCATCGACGGCCTGCTGCGGCCACAGCTGGCGGACGCCCGCTCGGTCGACGGCCTGACCCGGCACGCGCGGCTCGACCAGATCCTGTCGGCCGAGCCCGACCTCGGCGACTACTCGATCGCCGGCATCGTCCGCAACCCGTGGGCCAGGCTGTTGTCGTGGTGGAGCATGGTGGAGCGCTTCCGCGAGCTGGCCGAGCAGGGCGCACCCAAGGCGCAGGGCTTCCTGTCGGGGAAGGGCTTCCTCGCTGTGGTGGCCCGGGAGTACGCCGACTTCGAGGCGTTCGTACTGCGCGGCACGCTCGAGCGGCCGAGGCTGCGGACCCCTCAGCTCGCCTACCTCTCGACGCCCACGCGGCGGGCCGACTTCATCGGCCGGCAGGAGACCTTCGACGCCGACGTAGCCACCCTTGTCGCCCGGCTGGGGCTGCCACCGGTGGCACAGGTCCCGCGCGACAACGCGTCGGCTCCGCGCGACCACCGCGACGCCTTCACCCCGAAGATGCGCGACCGGGTCGCTGAGGTCTTCGCCGACGACATCGAGGCGTTCGGCTACACGTTCTGA
- a CDS encoding DUF5998 family protein, with protein sequence MRSKTADHTPAEKDRARELRGAIDRTGYYPEVVADGVFSAVAGEDVSSYYVHHEPTFERDEVRRHLTVVVLTPTRLVLAHTDEHPGDDLLPEPYTSTSTEAIALSSVRSVVVTRMVANPTSGPAPAAEAVLTISWGGVGRIDLEPADCADPDCEADHGYTGVLAGDDFSLRVSAAADGGDAVAGLLGFAEALSARTRGA encoded by the coding sequence ATGCGTAGCAAGACCGCCGACCACACTCCTGCCGAGAAGGACCGCGCCCGCGAGCTGCGCGGCGCGATCGACCGCACCGGCTACTACCCCGAGGTCGTGGCCGACGGGGTCTTCTCGGCGGTCGCTGGCGAGGACGTCTCGTCCTACTACGTCCACCACGAGCCGACGTTCGAGCGTGACGAGGTGCGCCGGCACCTCACCGTCGTCGTGCTCACGCCGACGCGCCTGGTGCTGGCCCACACCGACGAGCACCCCGGTGACGACCTGCTGCCCGAGCCCTACACCTCGACCTCCACAGAGGCCATCGCGCTGTCGTCGGTCCGCTCGGTCGTGGTGACCCGCATGGTCGCCAACCCGACCAGCGGGCCCGCACCCGCAGCTGAAGCCGTGCTCACCATCAGCTGGGGCGGCGTCGGTCGCATCGACCTCGAGCCGGCCGACTGCGCCGACCCCGACTGCGAGGCCGACCACGGCTACACCGGCGTCCTCGCCGGTGACGACTTCTCGCTGCGCGTCTCCGCCGCGGCCGACGGTGGCGACGCCGTGGCCGGGCTGCTTGGCTTCGCCGAGGCACTGTCCGCCCGCACCCGCGGGGCATGA